The Salmo salar chromosome ssa19, Ssal_v3.1, whole genome shotgun sequence DNA window cactacataaagagagacactacaacactacataaagagagacactacaacactacataaagagagacactacaacactacataaagagaaacaccacaacactacataaagagagacactacaacactacataaagagagacactacaacactacataaagagagacactacaacactacgtaaagagagacactacaacactacgtaaagagagacactacaacactacgtaaagagagacactacactacgaaagagagacactacaacactacataaagagagacactacaacactacataaagagagacaacactacataaagagagacactacaacactacataaagagagacactacaacactacgtaaagagagacactacaacactacgtaaagagagacactacaacactacgtaaagagagacactacaacactacgtaaagagagacactacaacactacataaagagagacactacaacactacataaagagagacaacactacataaagagagacactacaacactacataaagagagacactacaacactacgtaaagagagacactacaacactacataaagagagacactacaacactacataaagagagacaacactacataaagagagacactacaacactacacaaagagagacactacaacactacataaagagagacactacaacactacataaagagagacactacaacactacataaagagagacactacaacactacataaagagagacaccacaacactacataaagagagacaccacaacactacataaagagagacaccacaacactacataaagagagacactacaacactacataaagagagacactacaacactacataaagagagacactacaacactacataaagagagacactacaacactacataaagagagacactacaacactacataaagagagacactacaacactacataaagagagacactacaacactacataaagagacaccacaacactacataaagagacaccacaacactacataaagagagacaccacaacactacataaagagagacaccacaacactacataaagagagacaacacaacactacatagagagacactacaacactacataaagagagacactacaacactacataaagagagacactacaacactacataaagagagacactacaacactacataaagagagacaccacaacactacataaagagagacaccacaacactacataaagagacaccacaacactacataaagagagacaccacaacactacataaagagagacactacaacactacataaagagagacactacaacactacataaagagagacactacaacactacataaagagagacaccacaacactacataaagagagacaccacaacactacataaagagagacaccacaacactacataaagagagacactacaacactacataaagagagacactacaacactacataaagagagacactacaacactacataaagagagacactacaacactacataaagagagacactacaacactacgtaaagagagacactacaacactacgtaaagagagacactacaacactacgtaaagagagacactacaacactacgtaaagagagacactacaacactacgtaaagagagacactacaacactacgtaaagagagacactacaacactacgtaaagagagacaccacaacactacgtaaagagagacaccacaacactacgtaaagagagacaccacaacactacgtaaagagagactctacaacactacgtaaagagagactctacaacactacgtaaagagagacactacaacactacgtaaagagagacactacaacactacgtaaagagagacactacaacactacgtaaagagagacactacaacactacgtaaagagagacactacaacactacgtaaagagagacactacaacactacgtaaagagagacactacaacactacgtaaagagagacactacaacactacgtaaagagagacactacaacactacgtaaagagagacactacaacactacgtaaagagagacactacaacactacgtaaagagacactacaacactacgtaaagagagacactacaacactacgtaaagagagacactacaacactacgtaaagagagacactacaacactacgtaaagagagacactacaacactacgtaaagagagacactacaacactacgtaaagagagacactacaacactacgtaaagagagacactacaacactacgtaaagagagacaccacaacactacatagagacaccacaacactacatagagacaccacaacactacatagagacaccacaacactacataaagagacaccacaacactacatagagacaccacaacactacatagagacaccacaacactacataaagagacactacaacactacacaaagagagacactacaacactacataaagagagacactacaacactacataaagagagacactacaacactacataaagagagacactacaacactacataaagagaaacaccacaacactacataaagagagacactacaacactacataaagagagacactacaacactacataaagagagacactacaacactacgtaaagagagacactacaacactacataaagagagacaacacaacactacataaagagagacactacaacactacataaagagagacaacactacataaagagagacaacacaacactacataaagagagacaacacaacactacataaagagagacaacacaacactacataaagagagacaccacaacactacataaagagagacactacaacactacataaagagagacaacacaacactacataaagagagacactacaacaccacataaagagagacactacaacactacatagagacaacactacataaagagagacactacaacactacataaagagagacactacaacactacataaagagagacactacaacactacataaagagagacaacacaacactacataaagagagacactacaacactacataaagagagacaccacaacactacataaagagagacaccacaacactacataaagagagacactacaacactacataaagagagacactacaacactacataaagagagacactacaacactacataaagagagacactacaacactacataaagagagacaccacaacactacataaagagagacactacaacactacataaagagagacaacacaacactacataaagagagacactacaacactacataaagagagacaccacaacactacataaagagagacctaagacaacaacacatgacaacaacacggtagtaacacaacatggtagcagcacaaaacatggtacaaacattgttggtcacagacaacagcacaaagggcaagaaggtagagacaacaatacatcacgcaaagcagcttGTCTTAAGTTTCTGTTCTTTTGTTTTACAGCTGAATTGGTGGCAGCCATCGGCGTGACTGCAGGAGCTACAGCTGCGGGCATCCTCCTTTTCCAGTACTTCACCAAGGGGTCAGGGATCAAGCCCAAGGTCAACCTGGACCTGCAGAAAGATGACCCCAAAGTGGTGCATGCTTTTGACATGGAAGATCTCGGGGACAAGGCGGTGTACTGCAGGTGTTGGAGGTCCAAGAAGGTAGGCTCGCTGTCGATCTGATACGCTTTGTTTGATTTCCGTTTGGTGGAAATGAAGCAGAGAGAAGTATTAAGAATTGGTTCCTATACATGAGTCATGTCTTAACCACTAGAAATACACAGACACGGCATGGGAAGATGTGGTTGTGAGGAATCAGCCAACTAAAACAGGCTGTAGGCTAGTAAGGAAATGTTATTACTTGCATTTTTTGAGCAGGAACAAGGCAAATAATTTTAAGATGTATGTAGTGTATTCTAACAACTTTTCTGGCCCTAGTTTCCCTACTGCGATGGCGCTCATGCTAAACATAACGAGGAGACGGGGGATAACGTCGGTCCCCTCATCATGAAGAGAAAGGAGGCctgaacaatcaatcaatcaatcaatcatccaTCCATTTGATTCCATGACTGCCGCTGCTAACATACGGATGCCAACAAGTGCTCTTCACTACAGGAAGGATGGCAGAGGTTGACTTGACACGTGTACACTTGGTATTTACTCCCAAATTGAATGGTAACAGTCATTACATTACTCTATGTTAATAACCAAATAATCACTTTTTTGGTTGTAATTTATTGATTGATCGAAGCAACAGGACCAAACAGTTATACAATTTTGTTGAAATTACTTGTAATAATGCCTAGAATGATGGTAGATAATTCCAGTGTGATTATCGAGGAAACAGGGCTGTGGAAGTACTGTAAAATAAAGTGCAAGGCtggttgtatttattttattgagCTTTGGTCTCTGTGCGTTATGTGACTTTCATAATGCAAAGACTTGCTTGTATGTTTGATCAATGTCTGCCTTccccttttttttcttttttttctaccatagagatgtatagacaTCACAACGTTGTATCCATCCCAGTGAACACaagggcagcgccattgaggccatctccattttgaagtagttcattttcttcttctactacttctatgagttaGTAAACAAACTGAAAAGGTGTATACTCCCATctggagtgtgttgtttgaacaggtataaagccaggGTTGGTGATATTACTGCCACCAgcagtgtgttgtttgaacaggtataaagccaggGTTGGTGATTTTACTGCCACCAgcagtgtgttgtttgaacaggtataaagccaggGTTGGTGATTTTACTGCCACCAgcagtgtgttgtttgaacaggtataaagccaggGTTGGTGATATTACTGCCACCAgcagtgtgttgtttgaacaggtataaagccaggGTTGGTGATTTTACTGCCACCAgcagtgtgttgtttgaacaggtataaagccaggGTTGGTGATTTTACTGCCACCAgcagtgtgttgtttgaacaggtataaagccaggGTTGGTGATTTTACTGCCACCAgtagtgtgttgtttgaacaagTATAAAGCCAGGGTTGGTGATATTACTGCCACCAgc harbors:
- the LOC106578835 gene encoding CDGSH iron-sulfur domain-containing protein 1; its protein translation is MSSNNVSLSKAELVAAIGVTAGATAAGILLFQYFTKGSGIKPKVNLDLQKDDPKVVHAFDMEDLGDKAVYCRCWRSKKFPYCDGAHAKHNEETGDNVGPLIMKRKEA